One Fusobacterium nucleatum genomic window carries:
- the nrdD gene encoding anaerobic ribonucleoside-triphosphate reductase — translation MKRVIKRDGTVVEFDRSRIVNAIRKTFEQASREPNMKLLEKIASQVEDLPDKVLSVEQIQDIVVKKLMASSEKDIAMSYQSYRTLKAEIREREKGIYKQIGELVDASNEKLLSENANKDAKTISVQRDLLAGISSRDYYLNKIVPEHIKLAHIKGEIHLHDLDYLLFRETNCELVNIEAMLKGGCNIGNAKMLEPNSVDVAVGHIVQIIASVSSNTYGGCSIPYLDRALVRYIKKTFKKHFLRGAKYIDDLSEEQIEELKKENLEYSNEVIKNKYPKTYEYSVDMTEESVKQAMQGLEYEINSLSTVNGQTPFTTIGIGTETSWEGRLVQKYVLKTRMAGFGAKKETAIFPKIVYAMCEGLNLNEGDPNWDISQLAFECMTKSIYPDILFITEEQLKNETVVYPMGCRAFLSPWKDKNGKEKYSGRFNIGATTINLPRIAIKNRGNEEGFYKELDRILEICKDNCLFRARYLENTVAEMAPILWMSGALAEKNQKDTIKDLIWGGYSTVSIGYIGLSEVSQLLYGKDFSESEEVYEKTFNILKYIADKVLEYKEKYNLGFALYGTPSESLCDRFARVDKQEFGDIKGVTDKGYYDNSFHVSSRINMSPFEKLKLEALGHKYSAGGHISYIETDSLTKNLEAIPDILRYAKMVGIHYMGINQPVDKCHICGYKGEFTATKEGFTCPQCGNHDSNEMSVIRRVCGYLSQPNARPFNKGKQEEIMHRVKHS, via the coding sequence ATGAAAAGAGTTATAAAAAGAGATGGAACAGTAGTTGAATTTGATAGAAGTCGGATAGTGAATGCAATTAGAAAAACATTTGAACAAGCTTCCAGAGAACCAAACATGAAACTATTAGAAAAGATTGCTTCACAAGTGGAAGATTTACCTGATAAAGTTTTATCTGTGGAGCAAATACAGGATATAGTAGTAAAAAAATTGATGGCTTCATCTGAAAAAGATATAGCAATGTCTTATCAAAGTTATAGAACTTTAAAGGCAGAAATAAGAGAAAGAGAAAAAGGAATATATAAGCAAATTGGTGAGCTTGTAGATGCTTCTAATGAAAAGTTGTTATCTGAAAATGCTAATAAAGATGCTAAAACTATTTCTGTTCAAAGAGATTTACTTGCGGGAATTTCTTCAAGAGATTACTATTTGAATAAGATAGTTCCTGAACATATAAAATTGGCACATATAAAAGGTGAAATTCATTTACATGATTTGGACTATTTACTTTTTAGGGAAACAAATTGTGAGCTTGTAAATATAGAAGCTATGCTAAAAGGTGGATGTAATATAGGTAATGCTAAAATGCTTGAACCTAATTCTGTTGATGTTGCAGTTGGGCATATAGTTCAAATTATTGCTTCTGTTTCATCTAATACTTATGGAGGTTGTTCAATTCCATATTTAGATAGAGCTTTAGTTAGATATATAAAGAAAACTTTTAAAAAGCATTTTTTAAGAGGAGCAAAATATATAGATGATTTAAGTGAAGAACAAATTGAAGAATTAAAGAAAGAAAATTTAGAATATTCAAATGAAGTTATAAAAAATAAATATCCTAAAACTTATGAATATTCAGTTGATATGACAGAAGAATCTGTAAAACAAGCAATGCAAGGTTTAGAATATGAAATAAATTCCCTATCTACTGTAAATGGGCAAACACCTTTTACAACTATTGGTATAGGAACTGAAACTTCTTGGGAAGGAAGACTTGTTCAAAAATATGTTTTAAAAACAAGAATGGCTGGTTTTGGAGCTAAAAAGGAAACTGCTATCTTCCCTAAAATTGTTTATGCAATGTGTGAAGGTTTAAATTTGAATGAGGGAGATCCTAACTGGGATATTTCACAACTTGCTTTTGAATGTATGACTAAGTCAATTTATCCTGATATTTTATTTATAACAGAGGAACAATTAAAAAATGAAACTGTTGTTTATCCAATGGGATGTAGAGCTTTTTTATCCCCTTGGAAAGATAAAAATGGTAAAGAAAAATACTCAGGAAGATTTAATATAGGAGCTACAACTATTAATCTACCAAGAATAGCTATTAAAAATCGTGGAAATGAAGAAGGTTTCTATAAAGAACTTGATAGAATTTTAGAAATTTGTAAAGATAATTGTCTATTTAGAGCAAGATATTTAGAAAATACTGTTGCAGAAATGGCACCTATTCTTTGGATGTCAGGGGCACTTGCTGAAAAAAATCAAAAAGATACAATTAAAGATTTAATTTGGGGAGGATATTCAACAGTTTCAATAGGTTATATTGGACTTAGTGAAGTTTCTCAATTATTGTATGGTAAAGATTTTTCTGAGTCAGAAGAAGTATATGAAAAGACTTTTAATATATTAAAATATATAGCTGATAAAGTTCTTGAATATAAGGAAAAATATAATTTAGGTTTTGCACTATATGGAACTCCATCAGAATCACTATGTGATAGATTTGCAAGAGTTGATAAACAAGAATTTGGAGATATAAAAGGAGTAACTGATAAAGGTTATTATGATAATTCTTTCCATGTTTCTTCAAGAATAAATATGAGTCCATTTGAAAAATTAAAACTTGAGGCACTAGGTCATAAATATTCAGCTGGAGGTCATATCAGTTATATTGAAACTGATTCTTTAACAAAGAATTTAGAAGCTATTCCAGATATTTTAAGATATGCTAAGATGGTTGGAATACATTATATGGGAATAAATCAACCTGTTGATAAATGCCATATCTGTGGCTACAAAGGAGAATTTACAGCAACTAAGGAAGGATTTACTTGCCCACAATGTGGAAACCATGATAGCAATGAAATGAGTGTAATAAGGAGAGTCTGTGGTTACCTATCTCAACCTAATGCTAGACCTTTTAATAAAGGTAAGCAGGAGGAAATAATGCATAGAGTAAAGCACAGTTAA
- the rsmB gene encoding 16S rRNA (cytosine(967)-C(5))-methyltransferase RsmB produces MSVKYVTMGLISKVDKGAYSNIVLNDAFREFFLSPKEKAFMTEIFYGVIRNKKFLDYIIERYTKDIRKEWIRNLLRISIYQITFMNSDDKGVVWEATELAKKYSIAISKFINGTLRNYLRNKDLELKELYDKKNYEVLYSIPKWFCDVLEKQYGNENLKQAITSLKKIPYLSVRVNKLKYSEEEFEEFLKEKDIQIIKKVDTVYYVNSGLIINSEEFKTGKIIAQDASSYLAAKNLGAMPNELVLDICAAPGGKTAVLAENMENKGEIIAIDIHQHKIKLIDTNMKKLGIDIVKAIVMDARNVNKQGRKFDKILVDVPCSGYGVIRKKPEILYSKNRENVEELAKLQLEILNSAADILKDGGELIYSTCTITDEENTNNIKKFLEKRKEFKVEKLYIPENVLGDYDNLGGFCIDYKEEIMDNFYIIKLKKGEKC; encoded by the coding sequence ATGAGTGTAAAATATGTAACAATGGGATTAATCTCAAAAGTGGATAAAGGAGCTTATTCAAATATAGTCTTAAATGATGCTTTTAGAGAATTTTTTCTTAGTCCAAAAGAAAAAGCTTTTATGACAGAAATATTTTATGGAGTTATAAGAAATAAAAAGTTTTTAGACTATATAATAGAAAGATATACTAAAGATATAAGAAAAGAATGGATAAGGAATCTTTTGAGAATTTCTATCTATCAAATTACATTTATGAATAGTGATGATAAAGGAGTAGTTTGGGAAGCTACAGAACTTGCAAAAAAATATAGCATAGCTATTTCAAAATTTATAAATGGTACTTTAAGAAATTATTTAAGAAATAAAGATTTAGAATTAAAAGAATTGTATGATAAGAAAAATTATGAAGTTCTATATTCTATTCCTAAGTGGTTTTGTGATGTATTAGAAAAACAATATGGAAATGAAAATTTAAAACAAGCTATCACAAGTTTAAAGAAAATTCCTTATTTATCGGTGAGAGTAAATAAATTAAAGTATTCAGAAGAAGAGTTTGAAGAATTTTTAAAAGAAAAAGATATTCAAATTATTAAAAAAGTTGATACAGTATACTATGTAAATTCAGGTTTAATAATAAATTCAGAAGAATTTAAAACAGGTAAGATAATTGCACAAGATGCCTCATCATATTTAGCAGCTAAAAATTTAGGAGCAATGCCAAATGAATTAGTCTTGGATATTTGTGCTGCACCTGGTGGGAAAACTGCTGTCCTTGCTGAAAATATGGAAAATAAAGGAGAAATTATAGCAATAGATATCCATCAGCATAAGATAAAACTTATTGATACCAATATGAAAAAATTAGGAATAGATATAGTAAAAGCTATTGTAATGGATGCTAGAAATGTAAATAAACAAGGTAGAAAGTTTGATAAAATCTTAGTTGATGTGCCTTGTAGTGGCTATGGTGTCATTAGAAAGAAACCTGAAATTTTATACTCTAAAAATAGAGAAAATGTTGAAGAATTAGCAAAATTGCAATTAGAAATTTTAAATTCAGCAGCAGATATATTAAAAGATGGAGGGGAACTGATTTATAGTACCTGCACTATAACTGATGAAGAAAATACTAATAATATTAAAAAATTTTTAGAAAAAAGGAAAGAATTTAAGGTAGAAAAATTATATATTCCTGAAAATGTTTTAGGAGATTATGATAACCTTGGTGGTTTTTGTATAGATTATAAGGAAGAAATTATGGATAATTTTTATATTATAAAATTGAAAAAGGGAGAAAAATGTTAG
- the nrdG gene encoding anaerobic ribonucleoside-triphosphate reductase activating protein, protein MNYSGIKYADMINGKGIRVSLFVSGCTHCCKNCFNEETWSETYGNKFTEKEENEIIDYFKKYGKTIKGLSLLGGDPTYPKNIEPLLKFIKKFKENLPDRDIWIWSGFTWEEILEDENRFSLIKECDVLIDGKFVDSLKDLNLKWKGSSNQRVIDVKKSLEKNEVIEYI, encoded by the coding sequence ATGAATTATTCAGGAATTAAATATGCAGACATGATAAATGGAAAAGGTATAAGAGTAAGTTTATTTGTTAGTGGCTGTACTCATTGTTGTAAAAATTGCTTTAATGAAGAAACTTGGAGTGAAACTTATGGAAATAAATTTACTGAAAAAGAGGAAAATGAAATTATAGATTATTTTAAAAAATATGGAAAAACAATAAAGGGTCTTTCACTTTTGGGTGGAGACCCTACTTATCCTAAAAATATTGAGCCTCTTTTAAAGTTTATAAAAAAATTTAAAGAAAACTTACCAGATAGAGATATTTGGATATGGAGTGGATTCACTTGGGAAGAAATTTTAGAAGATGAAAACAGATTTTCTCTAATAAAAGAATGTGATGTTTTAATTGATGGAAAATTTGTAGATAGCTTAAAAGATTTGAATTTAAAATGGAAGGGTAGCTCTAATCAAAGAGTTATTGATGTAAAGAAAAGTTTAGAAAAAAATGAAGTTATTGAGTATATTTAA
- a CDS encoding O-methyltransferase — MLEELKEANEYISSKIDKYKSPNLELIKEIEKDAEINNVPIISKEIREYLKFIIRTNKNIKNILEVGTATAYSGIIMSEEIQDRNGTLTTIEIDEDRFKIAQSNFKKSNLKGIEQIFGDATEEIEKLDKNFDFIFIDAAKGQYKKFFEDSYKLLNEGGIVFIDNILFRGYLYKESPKRFKTIVKRLDEFIDYLYGNFNFVLLPISDGVGLVYKK, encoded by the coding sequence ATGTTAGAAGAGTTAAAAGAGGCAAATGAATATATTTCATCAAAAATTGATAAATATAAAAGCCCAAACTTAGAGTTAATAAAAGAAATAGAAAAAGATGCAGAAATAAATAATGTTCCTATAATAAGTAAAGAAATTAGAGAATATTTAAAGTTTATTATAAGGACTAATAAAAATATTAAAAATATTTTAGAAGTTGGGACTGCAACAGCTTATTCTGGAATTATTATGTCAGAGGAAATCCAAGATAGAAATGGAACTTTAACAACAATAGAAATTGATGAGGATAGATTTAAAATAGCTCAATCTAATTTTAAAAAATCTAATTTAAAAGGAATAGAGCAAATTTTTGGAGATGCAACAGAAGAAATTGAAAAATTAGATAAAAATTTTGATTTTATTTTTATTGATGCAGCTAAGGGACAGTATAAAAAATTTTTTGAAGATTCTTATAAACTTTTAAATGAAGGTGGAATAGTATTTATTGATAATATACTATTTAGAGGTTATTTATATAAAGAAAGCCCTAAAAGATTTAAAACTATAGTTAAAAGACTAGATGAATTTATAGATTATCTTTATGGAAACTTTAATTTTGTCTTACTTCCTATTTCTGATGGAGTTGGATTAGTTTATAAAAAATAA